A single window of Tautonia marina DNA harbors:
- a CDS encoding PVC-type heme-binding CxxCH protein, whose amino-acid sequence MMQLAWRTAVPLVSMLVLVLPESARSQGHPPDEAVARMTVAEGLTPRLVAAEPFVRQPVALDFDDRGRLWVLQYLQYPNPASLDRVAVDRYSRTVYDRIPEPPPHGPRGSDRLSILEDTDGDGRIDASRDFVSGLNLASGFAFGDGGVYVLNAPYLLFYPDRNRDDQPDADPEVLLTGFGMEDAHSVANSLTWGPDGWLYGLQGSTVTARIRGIEFQQGVWRYHRPTNRFELFAEGGGNMWGLDFDARGELIASTNVGGNVMLHMVPGGYYWKSFGKHGPLHNPYTFGYFDHVPHEGITGGHVAVGGLFAMTDALPDSLLGQYLAADLLDHSAHRHQLSRLGSTYQARQVGDLMRANDTWFAPSDMTLGPDGSLYLADWHDRRTAHPDPDADWDRSNGRIIALDGPGRRSIDVSFDLQSLNSSQWVALLDHPDAWSVRRALRLLREHPDESLLPDLRSRALDGRGSAALIGLWALHGVGGLDEQTALLLLDHPEPDVRSWVARLLGDRDTISPALADRLVTLAESDSSVDVRSCLLGVAACHPTTLGLPITSALLQRDEDEADPFIPLRLWWAIERCATEAPAETLDEFATATSWKSSLFRSVIADRLLRRFAGEGTLEGDLACLRLIDSSPTDALRVPLIDALDTATTSRPAPIASPLADRLTNLAAAHPDRVSLIRLAARAGQRDALDRALKCAGDPSQPFADRLAFLALIAERHDPSHVQPLLLLATGDPSLSLRLAALGALGRFDDETIPPALLASSSDQSSDWQRRALDLLLSWKSGTIALLNAVDQGQIAAEDLSTDQVARVAALGDPALDARVRKHWGAIASATPEERLAEVRRLNNDLRAGPGDPNRGRLLFREHCASCHLLFGEGQAIGPDLTHANRSDRDFLLLSLVDPSRVIRKEYLPSVVATQDGRILTGLLAEQSPTNLTLITSDGTRTVLPLAEVEEIADATASLMPDDLYRSLAPQELRDLFSYLQGTAPAAD is encoded by the coding sequence ATGATGCAGCTTGCCTGGCGGACCGCCGTTCCCCTCGTTTCAATGCTCGTGCTCGTTCTCCCGGAATCGGCCCGAAGCCAGGGTCATCCCCCCGACGAGGCTGTTGCGCGGATGACCGTTGCCGAAGGCCTGACGCCTCGCCTCGTCGCGGCCGAACCCTTCGTCCGTCAGCCGGTCGCCCTCGACTTCGACGACCGGGGCCGCCTCTGGGTCCTCCAGTATCTTCAATACCCCAACCCCGCCAGCCTGGACCGCGTCGCGGTCGATCGCTACTCCCGAACCGTCTACGACCGCATCCCCGAGCCTCCTCCCCACGGCCCCAGGGGCAGCGATCGCCTCTCGATCCTCGAAGACACCGACGGCGACGGCCGGATCGACGCATCCCGCGACTTCGTCTCCGGCCTGAACCTCGCCAGCGGCTTCGCTTTCGGCGACGGTGGCGTCTACGTCCTCAACGCCCCGTACCTCCTCTTCTATCCCGACCGCAACCGCGACGACCAGCCCGATGCCGATCCCGAGGTCCTGCTCACCGGCTTCGGCATGGAAGACGCGCACTCGGTCGCCAACTCGCTCACCTGGGGCCCCGACGGCTGGCTCTACGGGCTGCAGGGAAGCACGGTCACCGCCCGGATTCGAGGCATCGAGTTCCAGCAGGGCGTCTGGCGCTACCACCGCCCCACCAACCGCTTCGAGCTGTTCGCCGAAGGCGGCGGCAATATGTGGGGCCTCGATTTCGACGCCCGAGGCGAACTGATCGCCAGCACCAACGTCGGCGGCAACGTCATGCTGCACATGGTCCCCGGCGGGTATTACTGGAAGTCATTCGGCAAACATGGACCGCTTCACAATCCGTATACGTTCGGATACTTCGATCATGTTCCCCACGAAGGAATCACCGGAGGACACGTCGCCGTCGGTGGCCTGTTTGCCATGACCGATGCCCTGCCCGATTCCCTCCTCGGCCAGTATCTCGCCGCCGATCTGCTCGACCACTCCGCACATCGTCACCAGCTCTCCCGCCTCGGATCCACCTACCAGGCCCGGCAAGTCGGCGATCTGATGCGAGCCAACGACACCTGGTTCGCTCCCTCCGACATGACCCTCGGTCCCGACGGCTCTCTCTACCTTGCCGACTGGCACGACCGCCGCACCGCCCACCCCGACCCCGACGCCGATTGGGACCGCTCCAACGGGCGCATCATCGCCCTCGACGGCCCTGGCCGACGATCAATCGACGTATCCTTTGACCTTCAATCACTCAACTCATCTCAATGGGTCGCCCTGCTCGACCACCCCGACGCCTGGTCTGTGCGCCGAGCCCTACGCCTGCTCCGCGAACATCCGGACGAGTCCCTCCTCCCCGACCTCCGCTCCCGAGCCCTCGACGGCCGAGGCTCTGCCGCCCTGATCGGCCTCTGGGCCTTGCACGGAGTCGGCGGGCTCGACGAGCAGACTGCCCTCCTTCTGCTCGATCATCCCGAGCCCGACGTCCGCTCCTGGGTCGCCCGCCTCCTCGGTGACCGGGACACCATCAGCCCCGCTCTGGCCGATCGCCTCGTCACGCTCGCGGAATCGGATTCCAGCGTCGACGTGCGATCATGCCTCCTCGGCGTGGCCGCTTGCCATCCCACAACCCTCGGCCTTCCGATCACCTCGGCCCTCCTCCAGCGCGACGAGGACGAAGCCGACCCCTTCATCCCGCTCCGCCTCTGGTGGGCCATCGAGCGCTGCGCGACCGAAGCACCGGCCGAAACACTCGACGAATTCGCAACCGCCACGTCCTGGAAATCCTCCCTCTTTCGCTCGGTGATTGCCGATCGTCTGCTCCGCCGCTTCGCCGGGGAGGGAACCCTCGAGGGGGATCTGGCCTGCCTCCGCCTGATCGATTCGAGCCCGACCGATGCGCTTCGCGTCCCCCTGATCGATGCCCTCGACACCGCCACCACCAGCCGCCCGGCTCCGATCGCCTCACCTCTGGCCGATCGTCTCACCAACCTGGCCGCTGCCCACCCCGACCGCGTTTCCTTGATCCGCCTTGCCGCCAGAGCCGGCCAACGCGACGCCCTCGATCGTGCCCTCAAGTGCGCTGGCGACCCCTCTCAACCCTTCGCCGACCGCCTCGCCTTCCTCGCCTTGATCGCCGAACGGCACGACCCTTCCCACGTGCAACCGTTGCTCCTCCTGGCGACCGGCGACCCCTCCCTCAGTCTCCGCCTGGCCGCGCTCGGTGCCCTCGGACGCTTCGACGACGAGACAATCCCTCCAGCGCTGCTTGCCTCCTCTTCCGACCAGTCGAGCGACTGGCAGCGCCGGGCGCTCGACCTCTTACTCTCCTGGAAATCGGGAACCATTGCCCTGCTCAACGCCGTCGATCAGGGGCAGATTGCTGCCGAGGACCTCTCCACCGATCAGGTCGCTCGCGTGGCGGCTCTGGGAGATCCCGCGCTCGATGCCAGGGTCCGGAAGCACTGGGGAGCCATCGCTTCCGCCACCCCCGAGGAGCGGCTGGCCGAGGTCCGCCGCCTGAACAACGACCTCCGCGCCGGTCCCGGCGACCCGAATCGTGGCCGGCTCCTGTTCCGGGAACACTGCGCCTCCTGTCACCTCCTTTTTGGCGAAGGGCAGGCGATCGGCCCCGACCTGACCCACGCCAACCGATCGGACCGTGATTTCCTGCTCCTCAGCCTGGTCGATCCCTCTCGGGTTATCCGCAAAGAGTACCTCCCCTCGGTCGTCGCCACCCAGGACGGTCGGATTCTCACCGGCCTGCTGGCCGAGCAATCGCCGACGAATCTTACCCTCATCACCTCCGACGGGACCCGAACCGTCCTCCCCCTGGCCGAGGTCGAGGAGATCGCCGACGCCACCGCCTCCCTCATGCCCGACGACCTGTACCGCTCCCTCGCCCCTCAGGAGCTGCGCGACCTGTTCTCTTACCTCCAGGGAACCGCCCCCGCCGCCGATTGA
- a CDS encoding ParB/RepB/Spo0J family partition protein, which produces MSKRDELLNRFGSNLAESMGAGRRSGQGAAPASDRPAGPSQHQGTNRLRTAVEIEVDRIEPDPDQPRHEFDPDAIARLAASIESHGQLQPIAVRWAPDRGRYIVVAGERRWRAIKHAGRAKVAAVIIEGERTKEQILEMQLIENCIREDLKPVEQARAFKALMDANGWTASRLAEALHLTGASVSRALALLDLPDGVQASVDDGRLAPSIAYEISKVDDPAEQAHLAAEVVSAKLNRAETAEVVRRRKAEGQGPRRSGKAKPRKVTTRTYRTSTGYKVTVEHRKGTDPDSILDALKEIITQIEASMNSNSEAA; this is translated from the coding sequence ATGAGCAAGCGAGACGAACTGCTCAACCGGTTCGGGTCGAACCTCGCCGAGTCGATGGGGGCCGGCCGACGATCGGGGCAGGGGGCCGCTCCCGCGTCCGATCGTCCCGCCGGGCCGAGCCAGCATCAGGGGACCAACCGCCTCCGGACGGCCGTCGAAATCGAGGTCGATCGGATCGAACCCGACCCCGACCAGCCTCGCCACGAGTTCGACCCCGACGCCATCGCTCGCCTGGCCGCCAGCATCGAATCCCACGGCCAGCTCCAGCCGATCGCCGTTCGCTGGGCCCCCGACCGGGGGCGTTACATCGTCGTTGCCGGCGAGCGCCGCTGGCGAGCCATCAAGCACGCCGGCCGGGCCAAGGTGGCCGCCGTCATCATCGAAGGGGAACGCACCAAGGAGCAGATCCTCGAAATGCAGCTCATCGAGAATTGCATCCGAGAGGATCTCAAGCCCGTCGAGCAGGCCCGGGCGTTCAAGGCCCTGATGGACGCCAACGGCTGGACCGCCTCCCGACTGGCCGAGGCCCTGCACCTGACCGGCGCGTCGGTCTCCCGGGCCCTCGCCTTGCTCGACCTGCCGGACGGTGTGCAAGCCTCGGTCGATGACGGCCGGCTCGCCCCGTCGATCGCTTACGAGATCAGCAAGGTCGACGACCCGGCCGAGCAGGCCCACCTGGCTGCCGAGGTCGTCTCCGCCAAACTCAACCGCGCCGAGACGGCCGAGGTCGTCCGCCGTCGCAAGGCCGAAGGGCAGGGGCCTCGCCGCTCCGGCAAGGCCAAACCCCGCAAGGTCACGACTCGGACCTATCGGACCTCGACCGGCTACAAGGTCACGGTCGAGCACCGCAAGGGGACCGACCCCGATTCCATCCTCGATGCCCTCAAGGAGATCATCACCCAGATCGAAGCA
- a CDS encoding toxin-antitoxin system HicB family antitoxin, giving the protein MPETVVHFQIRMPPDLHEQLSSRAREEKSSLNALIVSILKAAEDRAASNGSSSGATG; this is encoded by the coding sequence ATGCCTGAAACCGTTGTCCATTTTCAGATCCGGATGCCTCCAGACCTGCATGAGCAGCTCTCAAGTCGGGCCCGGGAGGAAAAGAGTTCGCTGAATGCCCTGATCGTTTCGATCCTGAAGGCTGCCGAGGATCGAGCCGCCTCCAATGGATCGTCTTCTGGGGCCACAGGATGA
- a CDS encoding replication initiator protein A, producing MARLPLFPDDSPRLPDTQAGRDEMNFAEFPLVLLTDRVPIGLKGKKSIRYEYPHGALTVSGSDAYGLPTAADADVLVGLIQLTRKKNDFQDPKVHFTRYELLKVLRWPDEGKYYRRLDESLNRWSGVTLYYDNTWWDNRAKKHLTAKLHVIETVMIDDKATSRSQPQPFSYFVWNKTFIESCQADNLKRLDLDTYFGFRSAISKRMYRFLDKRFYTSPEWSFELREFAIDYIGMSRNYASNAGKIKEKLQPALTELEETGFIAPLPREERYTKQGRDWIIKIARQQPTFSPIAPEPPLPDPAEAPDDPLALRLVDRGVTPRVAADLVRDLPADRIESKLDLLQWLQEHKPGHVKEAGAWLVRAIRDDYAPPKDYLPKAARDAQQSAALQAHQTLDDARRLAADEKRRRKLEAEAIDAYWSRLSPDAQVALDAQALEAMPPEPGVLRSPLKRSYLKTVREAHIRALLFGDSGSAD from the coding sequence ATGGCTCGCCTGCCGCTCTTTCCCGACGACTCGCCACGCCTTCCTGACACTCAGGCCGGGCGAGACGAGATGAACTTCGCCGAGTTCCCGCTTGTCCTCCTGACCGACCGTGTGCCGATCGGCTTGAAAGGCAAGAAGTCGATCCGCTACGAGTATCCGCACGGAGCCCTCACCGTCTCCGGCAGCGATGCCTACGGCCTTCCCACAGCCGCCGATGCCGACGTCCTGGTCGGCCTGATTCAGCTCACCCGCAAGAAGAACGATTTTCAGGACCCCAAGGTCCACTTCACCCGGTACGAGCTGCTCAAGGTCCTGCGCTGGCCCGACGAGGGGAAGTACTATCGCCGCCTCGACGAGTCGCTCAACCGCTGGTCCGGCGTCACCCTCTACTACGACAACACCTGGTGGGACAACCGCGCCAAGAAGCACCTCACGGCCAAGCTCCACGTCATCGAAACCGTCATGATCGACGACAAGGCCACCAGCCGGAGCCAGCCGCAGCCCTTCTCCTACTTCGTCTGGAACAAGACCTTCATCGAGAGCTGCCAGGCCGACAACCTGAAGCGGCTCGACCTCGACACCTATTTCGGCTTCCGCAGCGCCATCTCGAAGCGCATGTACCGTTTCCTCGACAAGCGCTTCTACACCTCCCCCGAATGGTCGTTCGAGCTCCGCGAGTTCGCCATCGACTACATCGGCATGAGCCGCAACTACGCCTCCAACGCCGGCAAGATCAAGGAGAAGCTCCAGCCCGCCCTCACCGAGCTCGAGGAGACCGGCTTCATCGCCCCCCTGCCCCGCGAGGAGCGTTACACCAAGCAAGGCCGCGACTGGATCATCAAGATCGCCCGGCAGCAGCCGACCTTCTCCCCGATCGCCCCGGAGCCCCCCCTGCCCGACCCGGCCGAGGCTCCCGATGACCCGCTCGCCCTCCGGCTCGTCGATCGAGGGGTCACCCCCCGGGTCGCCGCCGACCTCGTCCGCGACCTGCCCGCCGACCGGATCGAATCCAAGCTCGACCTCCTGCAGTGGCTCCAGGAGCACAAGCCCGGCCACGTCAAGGAAGCCGGCGCCTGGCTCGTCCGCGCCATCCGAGACGACTACGCCCCCCCGAAGGACTACCTCCCGAAGGCCGCCCGCGATGCCCAGCAATCGGCCGCCCTCCAGGCCCACCAGACCCTCGACGACGCCCGCCGCCTTGCCGCCGACGAGAAGCGCCGCCGCAAGCTCGAAGCCGAGGCGATCGACGCCTACTGGTCCCGCCTCTCCCCCGACGCGCAGGTCGCCCTCGACGCCCAGGCGCTCGAGGCCATGCCCCCCGAGCCCGGCGTCCTCCGCTCCCCCTTGAAGCGCAGCTACCTCAAGACCGTCCGCGAGGCCCACATCCGCGCCCTGCTCTTCGGCGACTCGGGATCGGCCGACTGA
- a CDS encoding PTS sugar transporter subunit IIA, translated as MNLSVKDAARILSVSEKTIYRWIKQQSIPAYRVQDQYRFNRAEVLEWATSRRLKVSDEIFSEPEAAGLPVPSLVEAMESGGVHYRVSGHDPASALREVVQLLRLPGEVDREFLLRVLLAREAMASTAIGEGIAIPHVRNPVVLHIDRPTIALCFLEQPIAYGSLDGEPVHTLFTIISPTTRAHLHLLAKLSFVLRDPDVRNSLRVQDPRQSILDLVRAAEDRLVGACP; from the coding sequence GTGAATCTTTCGGTGAAGGACGCGGCTCGCATCCTGAGTGTGTCCGAGAAGACGATCTATCGCTGGATCAAGCAGCAGTCGATCCCGGCGTATCGGGTGCAGGATCAGTACCGATTCAATCGGGCCGAGGTGCTTGAGTGGGCCACGTCTCGGAGGTTGAAGGTTTCGGACGAGATTTTCTCAGAGCCGGAGGCCGCCGGTCTGCCCGTGCCGTCGCTGGTCGAGGCGATGGAATCCGGGGGTGTGCATTATCGCGTCTCGGGTCATGACCCAGCGTCGGCGCTGCGAGAGGTCGTCCAGCTGTTGAGGCTTCCCGGGGAAGTGGATCGCGAGTTCCTGTTGCGGGTTTTGCTGGCTCGGGAGGCGATGGCGTCGACGGCCATCGGCGAAGGCATTGCCATTCCTCACGTACGGAACCCCGTGGTCCTGCACATTGATCGGCCGACCATTGCGCTTTGCTTTTTGGAGCAGCCGATCGCGTACGGTTCCCTCGACGGGGAGCCGGTGCACACGCTCTTTACGATCATTAGCCCAACGACCCGGGCCCACCTGCACCTGCTGGCCAAGCTGTCGTTTGTGCTAAGAGATCCTGATGTTCGGAATAGCTTGCGGGTGCAGGATCCGCGGCAGAGTATTCTCGATCTGGTCCGGGCGGCCGAGGACCGATTAGTGGGGGCCTGCCCGTAA
- a CDS encoding ParA family protein, whose protein sequence is MPAATICFLNQKGGVGKTSSVYHLGGTLARDGARVLCLDMDPQASLTQGFFGPDAMRARPAHETIAGLFGDGIIPAAEDLIVPTAFERLAIVPGSVHLTRHNVPEPWDAPDDQQRALAEFVSEAADRFDWILIDCPPNLHLCAWASLAASDHIVVPLQAEDFGSQGVAAILDCIDAMRTEVNPTLNLLGFLITMFSARTAIHRAYESMLRELYGSDVLETTIPHAIDFKEAIAQRKPVPYSKPRGASAKALKALAEELKLRMSYTVQNADPGEARGEAA, encoded by the coding sequence ATGCCCGCGGCGACGATCTGTTTCTTGAACCAGAAAGGGGGGGTCGGCAAGACCTCCTCCGTCTACCACCTCGGCGGCACGCTCGCCAGGGACGGCGCCCGGGTGCTCTGCCTCGACATGGACCCCCAGGCCAGCCTGACCCAGGGGTTCTTCGGCCCCGACGCCATGCGGGCCCGACCGGCCCACGAGACGATCGCCGGCCTCTTCGGTGACGGCATCATCCCGGCCGCCGAGGATCTGATCGTGCCGACCGCCTTCGAGCGGCTGGCGATCGTCCCCGGCTCCGTCCACCTGACCCGCCACAACGTCCCCGAGCCCTGGGACGCCCCCGACGACCAGCAGCGCGCCCTGGCCGAGTTCGTGAGCGAGGCCGCCGACCGCTTCGACTGGATCCTCATCGACTGCCCCCCGAACCTCCATCTTTGCGCCTGGGCCTCCCTCGCCGCCTCCGATCACATCGTCGTCCCCCTCCAGGCCGAAGACTTCGGCTCGCAAGGCGTGGCCGCCATCCTCGACTGCATCGACGCGATGCGCACCGAGGTCAATCCGACGCTCAACCTCCTCGGCTTCCTCATCACCATGTTCAGCGCCCGAACGGCCATCCACCGCGCCTACGAATCGATGCTCCGCGAGCTGTACGGCTCCGACGTGCTGGAGACGACCATCCCCCACGCCATCGACTTCAAGGAAGCGATCGCCCAGCGCAAACCCGTTCCGTACAGCAAGCCCCGCGGCGCCTCGGCCAAGGCCCTCAAGGCGCTGGCCGAGGAGCTGAAGCTCCGCATGTCTTACACCGTGCAAAATGCCGATCCGGGCGAGGCCCGAGGAGAGGCGGCATGA
- a CDS encoding MFS transporter, whose product MDRGLGVGGMGNPSEGRYEVVLKRGFRGRIGLDRPELVAWTLYDWANSAMVTVVVASVFPIYFLRVAGADLPPAVATQRFAIASTIGLALVAVTAPILGVIADRVGIKKRLLGASMSVGVSAVAGMFFIGHGDWLLACVLLILAEVGAGLSFVFYDALLPHVAKPEEMDRVSAAAYALGYFGGGTLLAVNLAWIQWPGLLGIPSGEGISEAQATLPVRLAFLSVALWWVVFSIPLFVRVKEPAAVLGPEEPDRVNPVRVAFRRLGRTLRALRGYREAFVMLLAFLLYNDGIGTIIKMAAIFGAEIGIGQGAMLSAILVVQFVGVPFTFLFGMLAGGLGAKRAILLGLLVYTGISMLGYLMTSESHFFLLAILIGMVQGGSQALSRSLFASLIPKARSGEFFGFFAIAEKFAGILGPACFAAVIAVTGSSRSAILSVIVFFLVGGGLLALVDVEAGRAKAREEDRELESADNPLAT is encoded by the coding sequence TTGGATCGAGGTCTTGGGGTGGGTGGCATGGGCAATCCTTCCGAAGGGCGGTACGAGGTGGTCTTGAAGCGAGGATTCCGGGGGCGGATCGGCCTGGATCGGCCGGAGCTGGTGGCCTGGACGCTGTACGACTGGGCGAACTCGGCGATGGTGACGGTCGTCGTGGCGTCGGTCTTCCCGATCTACTTCCTGAGGGTGGCGGGGGCCGACCTGCCGCCGGCGGTGGCGACGCAGCGGTTCGCGATTGCCAGCACGATCGGCCTGGCGTTGGTGGCGGTGACGGCGCCGATTTTGGGGGTGATCGCCGACCGAGTCGGGATCAAGAAGCGCTTACTGGGCGCGTCGATGTCCGTTGGGGTGTCGGCGGTGGCGGGGATGTTCTTCATCGGGCATGGGGATTGGCTGCTGGCCTGTGTGCTTTTGATTTTGGCCGAGGTGGGGGCGGGGTTGAGTTTTGTCTTCTACGACGCGCTCTTGCCCCACGTGGCGAAGCCGGAGGAGATGGATCGCGTGTCGGCGGCGGCGTATGCGCTGGGCTATTTTGGCGGAGGGACGTTGCTGGCGGTGAACCTGGCCTGGATTCAGTGGCCGGGGTTGCTCGGGATTCCGTCGGGGGAGGGGATCTCGGAGGCGCAGGCCACCTTGCCGGTTCGCCTGGCGTTTCTGTCGGTGGCGCTCTGGTGGGTGGTGTTCTCGATCCCCTTGTTCGTGCGCGTGAAGGAACCGGCGGCGGTACTGGGGCCGGAGGAGCCGGATCGGGTCAACCCGGTGCGGGTCGCCTTCCGTCGGTTGGGGAGGACCTTGCGAGCGCTTCGGGGGTATCGGGAGGCGTTTGTGATGCTCCTGGCGTTCCTGCTCTACAACGACGGGATCGGGACGATCATCAAGATGGCGGCAATCTTTGGGGCGGAGATCGGGATCGGGCAGGGGGCGATGCTGTCGGCGATTCTGGTGGTGCAGTTCGTGGGCGTGCCGTTCACGTTTTTGTTCGGGATGCTGGCCGGTGGCCTGGGGGCGAAGCGGGCGATCTTGCTGGGCCTGTTAGTGTATACAGGAATCAGCATGCTTGGGTATCTGATGACGAGCGAGTCTCACTTTTTCCTGCTGGCAATCCTCATCGGAATGGTGCAGGGGGGGAGCCAGGCCCTGAGCCGATCGCTCTTTGCCAGTCTGATTCCGAAGGCTCGATCGGGTGAGTTCTTCGGATTCTTCGCCATCGCGGAGAAGTTCGCGGGGATCCTGGGGCCGGCCTGTTTCGCGGCCGTGATCGCGGTGACCGGGTCGAGCCGCTCGGCCATCCTCTCGGTCATCGTCTTTTTTCTGGTCGGAGGAGGGTTGCTGGCCCTCGTCGATGTCGAGGCCGGGCGAGCGAAGGCACGCGAGGAAGATCGTGAGCTGGAATCGGCCGACAACCCGCTGGCGACCTGA